The following coding sequences lie in one Haematobia irritans isolate KBUSLIRL chromosome 3, ASM5000362v1, whole genome shotgun sequence genomic window:
- the Stim gene encoding stromal interaction molecule isoform X5 yields the protein MQFFKVILTFTLLTLTSHRCLVHSSGSSPGDAIAGSNYNPHQATADNGGPKQQQQPPSTHSASPHHHPQQQQQQQQQHQHHHAQYQHQYSSHGIGGGGLPHHHPSQPAVYQPSHSGHAEPKNTYNLLSEAMSQAVSNEFSSLGSGSADGACHADDIDCYNVQDRLGMEAIRTLHQQLDDDDNGNIDLSESDDFLREELKYDSGYEKRQKAFHFNDDMHISVKELWEAWLRSEVHNWTIEQTTDWLAQSVQLPQYVDLFKQHKVSGAALPRLAVNNMHYVGTVLGIKDPIHKQKIALKAMDVVLFGPPRETGTRWKDYILVTLLLSAIIGCWYAYQQNKNAKRHLRRMAQDMEGLQRAEQSLQEMQKELERARLEQENVATEKMDLERRLKEVPTLTSSNSDLEVQQLKKEIEMLRTELSRAEIELVDNCWAPPPQLQSWLQYTYELESKNHLKKRVAAEKQLQSAREACEKLRKKRSSLVGAFVSTHGKSIDDVDRSIVEARNSLGEVTNELQERLHRWKQIEQCLGMNIVNNNGLSYLENVLYGRNNGGASIKTSRGRITSSSDELDDESVQVLY from the exons ATGCAGTTTTTCAAAGTTATTCTTACGTTTACACTACTTACCCTTACTTCACATAGATGTTTAGTCCATAGTAGCGGTAGTTCACCGGGTGATGCAATAGCCGGTAGTAATTATAATCCGCATCAAGCTACAGCGGACAATGGTGGaccaaaacaacaacagcaaccacCATCAACACATTCTGCATCACCTCATCACCAtccgcagcagcagcaacagcaacagcagcaacacCAACATCACCACGCACAGTACCAACATCAGTATTCTTCACATGGCATTGGTGGGGGCGGTTTGCCTCATCATCATCCATCACAACCTGCTGTATATCAGCCATCACATAGTGGACATGCAGAACCCAAAAACACCTATAACTTATTAAGTGAAGCCATGTCGCAGGCCGTTAGTAATGAATTCA GCTCTCTAGGTAGTGGTTCGGCTGATGGTGCTTGCCATGCTGATGATATCGATTGTTATAATGTTCAAGATCGTTTGGGTATGGAAGCCATAAGAACGCTTCATCAACAATTGGATGACGACGATAATGGAAACATTGATTTAAGCGAATCCGATGAT ttcttACGAGAGGAGTTGAAATACGATTCAGGTTACGAAAAGCGACAAAAGGCTTTCCATTTCAATGATGATATGCATATCTCTGTTAAAGAATTGTGGGAAGCATGGTTGAGATCTGAA GTACACAATTGGACTATTGAACAAACTACAGATTGGCTTGCGCAATCAGTACAATTGCCCCAATATGTTGATTTATTTAAACAGCATAAGGTTTCTGGAGCAGCTTTGCCACG GTTGGCAGTTAATAATATGCACTATGTGGGTACTGTTTTGGGAATTAAAGATCCTatacataaacaaaaaattgcccTTAAAGCTATGGATGTCGTATTGTTTGGACCTCCAAGAG agaCTGGTACTCGATGGAAGGATTATATATTAGTTACATTATTATTAAGTGCTATAATAGGTTGTTGGTATGCTtatcaacaaaataaaaatgccaAAAGACATCTAAGAAGAATGGCTCAGGATATGGAGGGTTTACAAAGAGCAGAGCAAAGTTTACAAGAAATGCAAAAG GAATTGGAAAGAGCCAGATTGGAACAGGAGAATGTTGCTACCGAGAAAATGGACCTAGAGAGACGTCTAAAAGAAGTCCCCACATtaacttcttcaaattccgaTTTAGAGGTACAACAGTTGAAGAAAGAAATTGAAATGCTACGCACAGAATTGTCGAGGGCTGAAATTGAGCTGGTCGATAACTGTTGGGCCCCTCCTCCGCAGTTACAATCATGGTTACAATATACCTACGAACTTGAAAGTAAAAATCATCTAAAGAAGCGTGTTGCAGCGGAGAAACAACTGCAATCGGCCCGTGAAGCATGTGAAAAACTAAGAAAGAAACGTTCCAGTTTAGTGGGCGCATTTGTCTCTACCCATGGCAAAAGTATTGATGACGTTGATCGTTCCATTGTTGAGGCACGTAATTCTCTGGGTGAAGTAACAAATGAACTGCAAGAACGTTTGCATAGATGGAAACAGATTGAGCAATGTTTGGGTATGAATATTGTTAACAACAATGGATTATCTTAtttggaaaatgttctatatggcCGTAATAATGGAGGAGCATCGATTAAAACTTCAAGAG